A region from the Triticum urartu cultivar G1812 chromosome 1, Tu2.1, whole genome shotgun sequence genome encodes:
- the LOC125510488 gene encoding zinc finger BED domain-containing protein DAYSLEEPER-like → MVYMATWVLLFIMREKFMKYWSDYSVFLSCAAVLDPHIKFKFLAYSYSKLYEEDDAKRRIADVRTTLTSLFNEYGNVVPVHDNLSKTSMSSTCGLGAFADYDQYVESTSTFEEKSELELYLAEPAKRLNENIDILDYWSKSAARYPQLARLTRDILVVPVSSVASESAFSLSKKVITPSRASLKPKTVEALTCLQDWYRCKLEKKDGNKRKAEVVELDDENSSSDDE, encoded by the exons ATGGTATACATGGCTACATGGGTCCTATTGTTTATTATGAGAGAAAAGTTCATGAAATATTGGTCTGACTATAGCGTATTTCTATCTTGTGCTGCTGTTCTTGATCCTCATATTAAGTTCAAGTTCTTGGCTTATTCCTACTCCAAGTTGTATGAAGAGGATGATGCCAAGCGTCGAATTGCTGATGTTAGAACTACCTTGACTTCTTTATTTAATGAATATGGTAATGTTGTACCCGTTCATGACAACTTATCCAAAACTAGTATgtcaagcacttgtggacttgGTGCCTTTGCTGACTATGATCAGTATGTGGAAAGCACAAGCACATTTGAAGAGAAATCTGAATTGGAATTGTACTTGGCTGAACCTGCGAAGAGGTTGAATGAGAACATTGATATCTTGGATTACTGGAGCAAGTCTGCAGCTAGGTATCCGCAGCTAGCAAGATTGACACGTGATATCCTTGTTGTTCCCGTGTCAAGTGTTGCATCAGAATCTGCTTTCAGCTTGAGTAAGAAGGTTATAACCCCGAGCCGAGCCTCACTTAAACCAAAGACGGTTGAGGCCTTGACGTGTTTGCAAGATTGGTATCGCTGCAAATTGGAGAAGAAAGATG GTAATAAGAGAAAGGCAGAAGTGGTTGAGCTAGATGATGAAAATTCTTCTTCCGATGATGAAT AG
- the LOC125549253 gene encoding acyl-CoA hydrolase 2-like produces MDREEVTKFLGQVPLLQCLPGSSIRRIAEAVQVKHYEPGDYIAREGEPVDGLCIILDGTRVPWYNSRKKTMIQSSACSINTRGDRR; encoded by the exons ATGGACCGAGAAGAAG TGACGAAGTTCCTGGGCCAGGTGCCCCTCCTGCAGTGCCTCCCCGGCTCTTCCATCCGTAGGATTGCCGAGGCCGTCCAGGTCAAGCACTACG AACCTGGGGATTATATTGCTCGTGAAGGTGAACCCGTAGATGGCCTTTGCATCATATTGGATGG CACAAGGGTTCCATGGTACAACAGCAGAAAGAAGACCATGATTCAATCAAGTGCATGCTCCATCAACACAAG GGGTGATCGTCGCTGA